One part of the Truepera radiovictrix DSM 17093 genome encodes these proteins:
- the minD gene encoding septum site-determining protein MinD yields the protein MNAKAIVVTSGKGGVGKTTTTANVGAALALLGEKVAVIDTDVGLRNLDVVMGLEGRVVYDLIDVFEGRCKLKQALIRDKRVDNLYLLAASQTRDKSALSEARMKETVELLLGEEGFDRILIDSPAGIESGFQTAASAAQGALVVVNPEVSSVRDADRIIGLLEAREITEVKCIINRLRPEMVKRGDMLEVDDILEILGIKLIGIVPEDEKIIVSTNVGSPISLENGKTGAGDAFRSIAKRIQGEEIPHRALESRGNFLGYLRRLFGMG from the coding sequence TTGAACGCTAAAGCCATCGTTGTCACCTCGGGCAAGGGGGGGGTCGGCAAAACCACCACCACCGCGAACGTTGGAGCGGCGCTCGCGCTCCTCGGGGAGAAGGTCGCGGTCATCGACACCGACGTCGGGCTGCGCAACCTAGACGTCGTCATGGGCCTCGAGGGCCGCGTGGTCTACGACCTCATCGACGTCTTCGAGGGGCGCTGCAAGCTCAAGCAGGCGCTTATTCGCGACAAACGGGTCGACAACCTCTACCTCCTGGCCGCTTCGCAGACGCGCGACAAGAGCGCCCTGTCCGAAGCGCGGATGAAAGAGACCGTCGAGCTGCTCCTGGGCGAAGAGGGTTTTGACCGCATCCTCATCGACTCACCAGCGGGCATCGAGTCGGGTTTTCAGACCGCCGCGAGCGCCGCGCAGGGGGCGCTGGTGGTCGTCAACCCGGAGGTCAGCAGCGTCCGGGACGCCGACCGCATCATCGGGCTGTTAGAAGCGCGCGAGATCACCGAGGTCAAGTGCATCATCAACCGGCTCCGCCCCGAGATGGTCAAGCGCGGCGACATGTTGGAGGTCGACGACATCCTCGAGATCTTGGGCATCAAGCTCATCGGCATCGTCCCCGAGGACGAGAAGATCATCGTCTCGACGAACGTCGGTAGCCCCATCAGTCTGGAAAACGGCAAGACGGGGGCGGGTGACGCCTTTAGGAGCATCGCCAAACGCATCCAGGGCGAAGAGATCCCCCACCGCGCGCTCGAGAGCCGCGGCAACTTTCTGGGCTACTTGCGCCGTCTATTTGGAATGGGCTGA
- the minE gene encoding cell division topological specificity factor MinE — MFGLFGRNRSKDTVKERLKLVLSYDRARLSPGKMDALKNELLEVISKYFPADETNYDVSLEQQGDRMVLVANLPAKPSA, encoded by the coding sequence ATGTTCGGACTTTTCGGCCGCAACAGAAGCAAGGACACGGTCAAAGAGCGCCTCAAACTCGTCTTGTCCTACGACCGCGCGCGGCTCTCACCGGGGAAGATGGACGCGCTCAAAAACGAGCTCCTAGAGGTGATCAGCAAGTACTTCCCCGCCGACGAGACCAACTACGACGTGTCTTTGGAGCAGCAGGGCGACCGGATGGTCTTGGTCGCCAACCTCCCGGCCAAACCCTCCGCGTAG
- a CDS encoding IS1182 family transposase, whose amino-acid sequence MLKPQPVPPVPEMTARAAHAAFPKGHCYLTLRDELGTIFTDDMFADLFPTVGRPAEAPWRLALVTIVQFAEGLSDRDVADAVRDRITLKYLLGLEYDDSGFDYSILSRFRDRLVEGNSVAILLDALVEASRKAGLIKHRGKVRTDATHILAKIRELSRLELVGETLRHALNEIAKAAPEWLRALAPDDWYKRYAKRFEEESYRSRYKQGPGYSAQVGRDGFLLMTAVYSADAPTGLGNLKAVELLRRCWLEQFMVEGDEVKMRKGGNMPPSAARLESPYDAEAHYGVNGGLSWVGYKVHYTESCDEDAPHLVVHVDTTEAAMADLVRVTPIHEQLKQRQLLPAEHFVDNQYVTSKLLVDSKKHYSVELVGPIKPHYEAKGFGIGEFKIDWEHKVVTCPGGEQSTRWRPEVPKSGRAQITVRFAPSDCRACSLNDRCAKNTTRVGRTLALLPREQYEAREAVKQKQHTQEWLARYQIRTGSEGTFSQAVSAGLRQSRYYGLNKNHLQNVAIAAGMNFQRLSDWFEEIPRAQTRTSRFAALRA is encoded by the coding sequence ATGTTGAAACCACAGCCGGTACCGCCTGTCCCCGAAATGACCGCCCGAGCTGCCCACGCCGCCTTTCCCAAGGGTCATTGTTACCTCACCCTCCGCGATGAGCTGGGAACGATCTTCACGGATGACATGTTTGCCGACCTCTTTCCCACCGTTGGACGGCCAGCGGAAGCGCCGTGGCGGCTAGCTTTGGTGACCATCGTACAGTTCGCCGAAGGCTTGTCCGACCGAGATGTGGCCGATGCGGTGCGAGACCGCATCACCCTAAAGTATCTGTTGGGACTCGAGTACGACGACTCCGGTTTCGACTACTCTATCTTGTCGCGCTTTCGTGACCGACTGGTCGAGGGCAATTCGGTAGCCATCCTTCTTGACGCCCTAGTCGAAGCCAGCCGCAAGGCGGGGCTCATCAAACACCGCGGCAAAGTGAGAACCGATGCGACCCATATTCTTGCGAAGATTCGTGAACTCAGTCGCCTCGAGCTGGTCGGCGAAACGCTTCGGCACGCCTTGAACGAGATCGCCAAGGCCGCGCCGGAGTGGTTGAGGGCACTGGCACCAGATGACTGGTACAAAAGGTATGCAAAACGCTTTGAAGAGGAGTCTTACCGGAGCCGATATAAGCAAGGACCAGGCTACAGTGCCCAGGTCGGTAGAGACGGCTTTCTCTTGATGACCGCGGTCTATAGTGCCGATGCTCCTACTGGGCTAGGGAACCTGAAGGCGGTTGAACTGTTACGTCGCTGCTGGCTCGAGCAGTTCATGGTCGAGGGTGATGAGGTCAAGATGCGTAAGGGCGGAAACATGCCTCCAAGTGCTGCACGGCTCGAGTCTCCTTACGACGCCGAAGCGCATTACGGCGTTAACGGTGGGCTGTCCTGGGTGGGGTACAAGGTGCATTACACCGAATCGTGTGATGAAGACGCACCCCATCTTGTCGTTCACGTCGATACGACTGAAGCAGCAATGGCTGACCTCGTGCGCGTCACACCTATCCACGAGCAGCTCAAGCAAAGGCAACTACTTCCTGCTGAGCATTTTGTGGACAATCAGTATGTAACCTCGAAACTTCTGGTTGACAGCAAGAAACACTACAGCGTGGAACTGGTGGGTCCTATCAAACCCCACTACGAAGCTAAGGGCTTTGGCATCGGGGAGTTCAAAATCGACTGGGAGCACAAAGTCGTTACCTGCCCTGGGGGCGAGCAGAGTACGCGGTGGCGACCCGAGGTACCCAAATCGGGTCGAGCGCAAATTACGGTGCGTTTTGCCCCTTCCGACTGTCGGGCGTGCTCCCTGAACGACCGCTGTGCCAAGAACACGACGCGTGTGGGCCGTACTCTGGCGCTCCTACCCCGTGAGCAGTACGAGGCGCGTGAAGCGGTTAAACAAAAACAGCACACTCAAGAATGGCTCGCGCGTTACCAGATCCGTACAGGCAGTGAAGGAACGTTCTCACAGGCGGTTAGTGCGGGCCTTCGCCAGAGTCGGTATTATGGCTTGAACAAAAACCACCTTCAGAACGTTGCCATAGCCGCTGGGATGAACTTCCAACGCCTCTCGGACTGGTTCGAGGAGATACCCCGAGCTCAGACGCGAACATCGAGGTTTGCAGCGCTAAGAGCATAG
- a CDS encoding ArsR/SmtB family transcription factor yields the protein METLSSRLKALADPVRLAMLDFLLNPVQACLTQADGVCACDFEAGLGMTQSAVSHHMKILVQAGFVHAEKHGRWVRYSVNPTVFASVCEALRPYVEASPVPEAAPRLAVAGGRS from the coding sequence ATGGAAACGCTGTCGTCTCGACTGAAAGCGCTCGCCGACCCGGTGCGGCTGGCGATGCTAGATTTCCTGCTGAATCCGGTGCAAGCCTGCTTGACGCAAGCGGATGGCGTGTGCGCCTGTGATTTCGAGGCCGGACTAGGCATGACGCAATCAGCCGTCAGCCACCACATGAAAATTCTCGTGCAGGCGGGTTTCGTCCACGCCGAAAAGCACGGGCGCTGGGTGCGCTACAGCGTCAACCCGACGGTGTTCGCCTCGGTTTGTGAAGCGCTGCGGCCGTATGTCGAGGCTTCCCCTGTGCCGGAGGCCGCGCCACGCCTGGCAGTCGCAGGAGGTCGGAGCTGA
- the hpf gene encoding ribosome hibernation-promoting factor, HPF/YfiA family, protein MDIYQMIGRNIEVTDAMRAYAEEKLEKLERFSDHIVDAKVVMSYATDGNPAMPAKVEVQLNVPNGIVRAEESGPDTYAATDLVVEKLERQLRRFKERRLAKRNQEPPPSDLDVAPMEGAGVAADESQEREPAIVRVKRHVMRPMSPEDAALQMEALGHAFFVFHNMETDTISVLYRRHDGDYGLIEPANN, encoded by the coding sequence ATGGATATCTATCAGATGATCGGCCGCAACATCGAAGTCACCGACGCCATGCGCGCCTACGCCGAGGAGAAGCTCGAGAAGCTCGAGCGCTTTTCCGATCACATCGTCGACGCCAAGGTGGTGATGAGCTACGCCACCGACGGCAACCCCGCGATGCCCGCCAAGGTCGAGGTGCAGCTCAACGTCCCCAACGGCATCGTGCGCGCCGAGGAGAGCGGCCCCGACACCTACGCCGCGACCGACTTGGTGGTCGAGAAGCTCGAGCGTCAGCTGCGGCGCTTTAAGGAGCGGCGGCTCGCCAAACGCAACCAGGAGCCGCCCCCCAGCGACCTCGACGTCGCCCCCATGGAGGGGGCGGGGGTGGCGGCGGACGAGAGCCAGGAACGCGAACCCGCCATCGTCCGCGTCAAACGCCACGTGATGCGCCCCATGTCGCCCGAGGATGCGGCGCTGCAGATGGAGGCGCTCGGCCACGCGTTTTTCGTCTTTCACAACATGGAGACCGACACCATCAGCGTGCTCTACCGGCGCCACGACGGCGACTACGGCCTCATCGAGCCGGCCAACAACTGA
- a CDS encoding cation transporter: protein MDRSLFQVPKMDCAAEENLVRMQLDGMAAVKSLDFDLSARKVTVYHEGGLGEIENALVQLGLGSKLVETGETDEAAPETAQQRRLLWVVLLINFSFFVLEMTTGFISGSMGLVADSLDMLADALVYGLSLLAVGATVARKKNVARYSGYFQATLAVLGFVEVLRRFFGVEALPDFRTMIVVSVLALIANGVCLYLLQRSKDREAHMQASMIFTSNDVIINLGVITAGVLGLWLGSGIPDLVIGAIVFVIVTLGAVRILRLAR from the coding sequence GTGGACAGGTCGCTGTTTCAGGTTCCCAAGATGGACTGCGCCGCTGAGGAAAACCTGGTGCGGATGCAGCTCGACGGCATGGCGGCGGTGAAGTCGCTCGACTTCGACCTGTCAGCCCGCAAGGTGACCGTCTATCACGAGGGCGGGCTAGGTGAGATCGAAAACGCCCTCGTGCAGCTCGGCCTCGGCTCCAAGCTGGTCGAGACTGGCGAGACGGACGAGGCCGCGCCGGAAACCGCGCAGCAACGGCGGTTGCTGTGGGTGGTGCTGCTGATTAACTTCTCGTTCTTCGTCCTGGAAATGACCACCGGCTTTATCTCCGGTTCGATGGGGCTGGTGGCGGATTCGCTCGATATGCTGGCCGATGCGCTGGTGTACGGCCTAAGCCTGCTGGCGGTCGGCGCGACGGTCGCCCGGAAAAAGAACGTCGCCCGCTACAGCGGCTATTTTCAGGCGACGCTCGCCGTGCTCGGCTTTGTCGAGGTGCTGCGCCGCTTCTTCGGCGTCGAGGCGCTGCCGGACTTCCGCACGATGATTGTTGTTTCGGTGCTGGCGCTCATCGCTAACGGCGTATGCCTCTACCTGTTGCAGCGCTCGAAAGATAGAGAGGCGCACATGCAGGCTAGCATGATTTTTACCAGCAATGACGTGATTATCAATCTCGGAGTCATCACCGCCGGGGTGCTGGGGCTGTGGCTCGGGTCGGGAATTCCTGACCTGGTAATCGGCGCAATCGTCTTTGTGATTGTGACGCTCGGCGCGGTGCGGATTCTGCGGCTGGCGCGGTAG